One part of the Rhodopirellula islandica genome encodes these proteins:
- a CDS encoding COX15/CtaA family protein, giving the protein MERPADANTSDSPKEDGSQSVPQWPHRLTRVMVCLTWPLIWVGGLVTTYDAGMSVPDWPGTYGYNLLLYPISTWLLGPFDLFIEHGHRLLAALVGFIAIGLVISSFLAEKRRWAIGLSVLVLAAVIGQGVLGGLRVTLSARTLAMIHGCVGPAFFVLCVIAACVTGRNWLAASVRKSAEGTSPQTPTAFWPIALLVLAYMQLVLGAMMRHALPGFSPVGFAHIVKTHITIAFVLWLMTALAYWRMRRCGDLTLSRPAGALICFVAVQIGLGVATWIVNYGYPQMLAPLSASGSYLLHSKNVLDAWIVTGHVATGSLILAVSSLLLVRLYRRRRVLSFSVSS; this is encoded by the coding sequence ATGGAACGCCCCGCGGACGCGAACACCAGCGATTCACCGAAGGAGGACGGCTCGCAATCCGTTCCCCAATGGCCTCACCGGCTGACTCGCGTGATGGTCTGCTTGACCTGGCCGCTGATCTGGGTCGGGGGGTTGGTGACGACCTACGACGCGGGCATGTCGGTTCCGGATTGGCCGGGAACGTACGGGTACAACCTGCTTCTGTATCCGATCTCGACTTGGTTGCTGGGGCCGTTCGATTTGTTCATCGAACACGGCCACCGATTGCTGGCCGCCCTGGTTGGCTTCATCGCAATCGGGCTGGTCATTTCTTCCTTCCTGGCTGAAAAACGTCGCTGGGCAATTGGTTTGTCGGTGCTGGTGCTTGCCGCCGTGATTGGGCAGGGCGTTTTAGGCGGCTTGCGTGTGACGCTGAGTGCACGGACGCTGGCGATGATCCATGGATGCGTCGGCCCCGCGTTTTTTGTGCTGTGTGTGATCGCGGCCTGCGTGACCGGCCGGAACTGGCTGGCCGCTTCGGTGCGTAAGTCCGCCGAGGGCACTTCCCCGCAAACCCCGACCGCGTTTTGGCCAATCGCGTTGTTGGTTTTGGCTTACATGCAGTTGGTTTTGGGAGCGATGATGCGGCATGCCTTGCCCGGTTTCAGCCCGGTCGGATTTGCCCACATCGTCAAGACGCACATCACGATTGCCTTCGTCTTGTGGCTGATGACGGCTCTGGCGTACTGGCGAATGCGGCGCTGCGGCGATTTGACGCTGTCGCGTCCGGCGGGTGCCTTGATATGCTTTGTGGCCGTGCAAATCGGCTTGGGGGTGGCGACTTGGATTGTCAACTACGGCTACCCACAGATGCTGGCTCCACTTTCAGCGTCTGGCTCGTACCTGCTGCACAGCAAGAACGTCCTGGACGCCTGGATCGTGACGGGTCACGTTGCGACGGGATCGCTGATCTTGGCCGTTTCGTCACTGCTGTTGGTTCGCTTGTACCGCCGCCGACGCGTATTATCCTTCTCTGTCTCATCCTGA